One Drechmeria coniospora strain ARSEF 6962 chromosome 01, whole genome shotgun sequence genomic region harbors:
- a CDS encoding DUF788 domain-containing protein, producing MAQKAKKDLAKHNVAALNGLHLSSLVVNIVFLVVHFLVAPRSLVAYGLFSTPAFVCEYVLEASGRPKFDAATNALKSAGEDMAARGLTEYMFDVIWVTWACAVLVVFVGNWGWLLWAVIPLYGLYLGKGLLGMGRQAMAGMQAAGAGQDAPAQGNRRTRRAA from the coding sequence ATGGCGCAAAAGGCGAAAAAAGACCTCGCCAAGCACAACGTCGCGGCCCTCAACGGCCTGCACCTCTCGAGCCTCGTCGTCAACATCGTCTTTCTCGTCGTCCatttcctcgtcgccccccgctcgctcgtcgcctaCGGCCTCTTCTCCACGCCCGCCTTCGTCTGCGAGTACGTCCTCGAGGCCTCGGGTCGTCCCAAGTTCGACGCCGCGACCAATGCCCTCAagagcgccggcgaggacatGGCCGCCCGGGGCCTGACCGAGTACATGTTTGACGTCATCTGGGTCACCTGGGCGtgcgccgtgctcgtcgtcttcgtcggcaacTGGGGGTGGCTGCTGTGGGCCGTCATTCCCCTCTACGGCCTGTATCTCGGCAAGggcctcctcggcatggGAAGGCAGGCGATGGCGGGGATGcaagccgccggcgcgggcCAGGACGCGCCGGCCCAGGGAAATCGTCGCACGAGGAGGGCCGCCTGA
- a CDS encoding phosphatidylinositol 4-kinase PIK1a produces MSWDLLQRFLESDVFNSNPFLSVSYLSRYADHVGIHYVLCRKLRQFPYEDIEFFLPQLCHLIISVDNESMALEEFLLDLCEESATAALLTFWLFQTYLHDLSSNPQTGAFQTCRRVYNKVQHIVFGMADTARREKITENVLPVTVLSSFVLASAALPMLAQWAGPLAVAQARKPQPVRLEPTTDVDSDSAPKPMRAQTMSAVASKSRRPREARTSSASNVNDSAGRPGLKVPRAVGPAPVPSSSSKSKTAAAAPRRPSALQMRLLEARHSSASLPLQRSHSTTRPPTPVTARIPRRPSDTMVRRHSHNSKLVANSMNDLPLIQKTRLLRSHYFRSQTQFLTALEGISNRLVIVPKPARMSALRAELALIGRDLPAEIDIPVICPPTLVNGSPGKSRHHRIVRLNPAESTVLNSAEKVPYLMMVEVLREDFNFDPETPDNQQLLDTLPGAGGTSRRLFDLSSEMPRINQPIIRTPEPVIDSVFEPVSGDLGSSPLLTSDDEGPARQSSQQQQQQQQQQQQQTGQRQSSGGAATASLTTLDPATPRTSMVISRPGSPSGKRKVLAGRNSAADQPDFSALATHMRTASQMLAQLDATSGKRPKQEVAAIRAKIIASMQSLEEESFDVDDEGPTFDTIIAKTQAQAAGGASMDNPDLEDDGPLDTTLNASAGRERMENDIKTGGVQRRGDRDDPSAAVFGEAWEAKKERIRKSSPYGWMKNWDLVSVIVKTGADLRQEAFACQLIDVCHKIWVDAGVDVWVKVMRILVTGESSGLIETITNGVSLHSLKRSLTLASVESGQNPRQRIATLKDHFVKAFGQPESQPYRAGVDAFKRSLAAYSIISYVLQLKDRHNGNVLIDSEGHIIHIDFGFMLSNSPGSVGFEAAPFKLTHEYVDVLGGLGSADYDDYKKMCKQAFQGKPLPRARPATPGPRSSSASALRRSADNIIDLVAMMGRESNMPCFSVGIATVTSTLRQRFQLHLSADEAEQFVETDLIAKSFGSYYTRL; encoded by the exons ATGTCGTGGGATCTGCTACAGAGGTTTCTCGAGTCCGATGTCTTCAATTCGAATCCCTTTCTGTCGGTGTCGTACCTCTC TCGCTACGCCGACCATGTGGGAATACACTATGTGCTCTGCCGCAAGCTGCGGCAGTTCCCCTACGAGGACATCGAGTTCTTCCTGCCGCAGCTGTGCCATCTCATAATCAGCGTCGACAACGAGTCGATGGCTCTCGAGGAGTTTCTGCTCGATCTCTGCGAAGAatccgccacggccgccctGCTC ACCTTCTGGCTGTTTCAGACCTATCTCCACGACCTCTCGTCGAACCCGCAGACGGGTGCCTTCCAGACCTGTCGACGGGTGTACAACAAGGTCCAGCACATCGTCTTCGGCATGGCTGATACGGCCCGTCGCGAGAAGATTACGGAGAACGTGCTGCCGGTTACCGTCCTGTCcagcttcgtcctcgccagcgCTGCGCTCCCCATGCTTGCGCAATGGGCCGGTCCTCTGGCCGTCGCCCAGGCGCGAAAACCGCAGCCGGTGAGGctggagccgacgacggacgtgGATAGCGATAGCGCACCGAAGCCGATGAGAGCACAGACCATGAGCGCTGTCGCCTCCAAGTCGAGGCGGCCCAGGGAagcgaggacgtcgagcgcCTCCAACGTCAACGATTCGGCCGGGCGGCCGGGCCTAAAGGTGCCCCGGGCCGTCGGCCCAGCCCCGgttccatcctcctcgtcaaagtccaagacggcggcggcggcgccgaggagacCGTCTGCGCTGCAGATGAGGTTGCTCGAAGCCAGGCACAGCTCGGCATCCCTTCCGCTGCAGCGCTCGCATTCGACGACAAgaccgccgacgcccgtcaCCGCCCGTATTCCCCGCAGGCCCAGCGACACCATGGTCCGACGACATTCCCACAACTCCAAGCTTGTCGCCAACTCGATGAACGACCTGCCGCTCATCCAAAAGACGAGGCTCCTGCGGTCGCACTACTTCAGGTCGCAGACGCAGTTCCTCACCGCCCTCGAGGGCATTTCGAACCGGCTGGTCATCGTGCCCAAGCCTGCGAGGATGAGCGCCCTTCGAGCCGAGCTAGCGCTCATCGGTCGAGACTTGCCGGCCGAGATCGACATCCCCGTCATCTGCCCTCCGACGCTTGTGAACGGATCTCCCGGCAAGAGCCGACACCACCGCATCGTCCGGCTGAATCCTGCCGAGTCGACGGTGCTCAACAGCGCCGAGAAGGTGCCCTACCTCATGATGGTCGAAGTCCTCCGCGAGGACTTCAACTTCGACCCCGAAACGCCAGACAaccagcagctcctcgacacGTTGCCTGGCGCGGGTGGGACGTCACGCCGTCTCTTTGATCTGTCGTCGGAAATGCCGAGGATCAATCAGCCCATCATCCGCACGCCCGAGCCGGTGATCGATAGCGTCTTCGAGCCCGTTTCGGGTGACCTCGGGAGCTCACCCCTCCTCACGTCCGACGATGAGGGGCCGGCGAGGCAGTCCtctcagcagcagcagcagcagcagcagcagcagcagcagcagaccGGCCAGCGACAGTCCAGCGGcggtgcggcgacggcctccttGACGACCTTGGATCCGGCCACGCCCCGAACCTCGATGGTAATCTCCAGGCCCGGCAGCCCCTCTGGTAAGCGAAAGGTGCTGGCCGGTCGAAACTCGGCGGCCGATCAGCCCGACTTTTCCGCCCTCGCGACGCACATGAGGACGGCCTCGCAGATGCTGGCGCAGCTCGACGCCACGAGCGGCAAGCGACCGAAGCAGGAGGTGGCGGCCATCAGGGCCAAGATCATCGCGAGCATGCAAagcctcgaggaggagagctTCGACGTGGACGATGAGGGGCCGACTTTCGACACCATCATTGCCAAGAcgcaggcgcaggcggccggcggTGCTTCCATGGACAATCCGGATCTGGAGGACGACGGACCGCTCGACACGACGCTCAACGCGAGCGCCGGCAGGGAGAGGATGGAAAACGACATCAAAACGGGCGGCGTCCAGCGTCGCGGCGATCGCGACGACCccagcgccgccgtcttcggcgAGGCGTGGGAGGCGAAGAAGGAGCGGATACGCAAGTCGTCGCCGTACGGCTGGATGAAGAATTGGGACCTCGTCAGCGTCATCGTCAAGACCGGGGCCGACCTGCGACAGGAGGCCTTTGCCTGCCAGCTCATCGACGTCTGCCACAAGATCTGGGtggacgccggcgtcgacgtctggGTCAAGGTGATGCGCATCCTGGTGACGGGAGAATCGTCGGGCCTCATCGAGACCATCACGAACGGCGTGTCGCTCCATTCGCTGAAGCGAAGCCTGACGCTCGCCTCCGTCGAGTCCGGCCAGAACCCCCGGCAGCGGATCGCGACGCTCAAGGACCACTTCGTCAAGGCCTTCGGCCAGCCGGAGAGCCAACCGTAccgggccggcgtcgacgccttcaagcgctccctcgccgcctacAGCATCATCTCGTACGTCCTCCAGCTCAAGGACCGGCACAACGGAAACGTCCTCATCGACAGCGAGGGCCACATCATCCACATCGACTTTGGATTCATGCTCTCCAACTCGCCCGGCTCGGTGGGCTTCGAAGCGGCCCCCTTCAAGCTCACGCACGAGTACGTCGACGTCCtgggcggcctcggctccgCCGACTACGACGACTACAAGAAGATGTGCAAGCAGGCGTTCCAAGGTAAGCCACTCCCTCGCGCACGACCCGCCACGCCCGGTCCCCGAAGCTCATCAGCGTCAGCTCTGCGGCGGTCCGCCGACAACatcatcgacctcgtcgccatgatgGGTCGAGAATCGAACATGCCCTGCTTCtcggtcggcatcgccaccgTCACGAGCACGCTGCGGCAGCGCTTCCAGCTGCACCTCAGCGCCGATGAGGCGGAGCAGTTTGTCGAGACGGATCTGATTGCCAAGTCGTTTGGAAGCTACTACACGCGACTGTGA
- a CDS encoding hypothetical protein (related to negative regulator of transcription from Pol II promoter) encodes MSGDNHGANSGAANASAANAHNPTHEYEHEYAPKSPDLSSFYSAGPAPPALQLHPPSQNRGEYKLQSPTYGHGAPYGSSYAPPISPAGHNLHTDLTPYSPSTQQQAHLPRGPPQPSALPSYGLQPSPTPNAEPQPARPYHPGQYLTGPSQQAGAPSHHQGSFSASPASPTKRDRAMPPRRAAAAAAPPPPAIEPSPVRTKFPTARIKRIMQADEEVGKVAQQTPIAVGKALELFMIQLVTKSADVAQDKGSKRVTAAMLKQVVENDDQWDFLRDIVSRVENEKEGARARPKAESDSDEELSEPKRRGRGGRKRKI; translated from the coding sequence ATGTCGGGAGACAATCACGGTGCGAACAGCGGCGCTGCCAATGCTAGCGCTGCCAATGCTCACAACCCCAcgcacgagtacgagcacgagtacgcGCCCAAGTCGCCCGACCTGTCGTCTTTTTATTCGGCCGGCCCTGCCCCGCCCGCGTTACAACTCCATCCTCCGAGCCAAAATCGCGGCGAGTATAAATTGCAGTCTCCCACCTACGGCCACGGCGCTCCCTATGGCTCCTCCTACGCCCCTCCCATCTCCCCTGCCGGCCACAACCTCCACACCGACCTCACCCCTTACTCCCCCTCGACGCAGCAGCAAGCCCATCTTCCCCGCGGCCCGCCGCAGCCGAGCGCGCTACCGTCGTACGGGCtgcagccgtcgccgacgccgaacGCTGAGCCGCAGCCGGCCCGTCCCTACCATCCGGGCCAGTACCTGACGGGTCCATCCCAGCAGGCCGGCGCGCCGTCGCACCATCAGGgctccttctcggcctcgcccgcgtcACCGACGAAGCGGGATCGCGCCATGCCTCCCCGaagggccgccgccgccgccgcgccgccgccgccggcgattGAGCCGTCGCCGGTCAGGACCAAGTTCCCGACGGCACGCATCAAGCGGATCatgcaggccgacgaggaggtgggCAAGGTCGCCCAGCAAACGCCCATCGCCGTGGGCAAGGCCCTCGAGCTCTTCATGATCCAGCTCGTGACCAAGAGCGCCGACGTGGCCCAGGACAAGGGATCCAAGCGGGTCACGGCCGCCATGCTCAAGCAGGTGGTCGAGAACGACGACCAGTGGGACTTCCTCCGAGACATCGTCAGCCGCGTGGAGAACGAGAAGGAGGGCGCCAGGGCCAGGCCCAAAGCGGAGagcgacagcgacgaggagctgagCGAGCCCAAgaggcgaggccgcggcgggcGGAAGAGGAAGATTTGA
- a CDS encoding Tetratricopeptide-like helical produces the protein MAPSPAAVGGLLRQVVHYHLDSASYDNALFFAERLTAQDPRSSDAVYLYALCHLRLGDLRSAYDVSKPLGYRGVNLCCAWVFAQACLGLERYKDGIVALEKSRGLWTQKCAIGKHSPTSRSASPDIPVVLSLLGKLHRAYGDKKKAVSCFEEALKKNPFMWDAFSALCDMGINVRVPNIFKANDALVQSFDQEVTGVDGRGGMAAAPEPLPKRPSARSAALDMAHDPFGMGLSPADLSSPTAGMLAEPGDDFMSKIQSARLRLAASALSAPANGQATVDGLETPTGPAATDPSSAPRSAHGQEAPPAPSRRSRMVQSVDAGMEAPPRMNYRLGSKRNVRSQEQAVELMSDLPNVPTTAMRSGALNTADRKRTLSGHPVPRSANADEPAARRSARLNMFKSSSTKTNGGPTPAGRELKKARPPVSRIMRPGPGTSSVGRVVSGNRKPLEDHGDVDHGETSRVKDAPPPAVPARPVEPDGARTEEALRWTMDLMKKLGNGYYFLSRFQCQESIQALGTLPACQQGTAWVLAQLGRAHYEQAAYGEADKFFRRMRIQAPSRLQDMEVYSTVLWHLKRETDLSFLAHELIDSAWHSPEAWCALGNAWSLARDPEQALKCFKRATQLDAGFAYAFTLQGHEHVSNEEYEKALTAYRQAIAADRRHYNAYYGIGRVQERLGAYDKAYDHFYAAQVINPNNAVLICCMGTVLEKQKQMVQALSAYTKAAELAPRAAQTRYKKARALLTVGQIEAARRELMILKDLAPEEATVHFLLGTLYKNTNEKQLSVRHFTIALSLDPKVGSGRGPPGPSRAARRRLTDLAPQAAPKIKEAIESFEDDVLMDDSIA, from the coding sequence ATGGCACCGAgcccggccgccgtcgggggcTTGCTGCGACAGGTCGTGCACTACCACCTCGACAGCGCCTCCTACGACAATGCCCTGTTCTTCGCCGAGCGCCTCACGGCCCAGGACCCGAGGTCGTCCGACGCCGTCTACCTGTACGCCCTGTGCCACCTCCGGCTCGGCGACCTCCGCTCCGCCTACGACGTGAGCAAACCCCTGGGCTACCGAGGCGTCAACCTGTGCTGCGCTTGGGTCTTCGCCCAGGCCTGCCTCGGGCTCGAGAGGTACaaggacggcatcgtcgcgcTCGAGAAGTCGAGGGGCCTCTGGACGCAAAAGTGCGCCATCGGCAAGCACTCGCCCACGTCTCGATCCGCGTCGCCCGACatccccgtcgtcctctcGCTGCTGGGGAAGCTGCACCGTGCCTACGGGGACAAGAAAAAGGCCGTCAGCTGCTTCGAGGAGGCGCTGAAGAAGAACCCGTTCATGTGGGACGCCTTCTCGGCCCTCTGCGACATGGGAATCAACGTTCGCGTGCCCAACATCTTCAAGGCAAACGACGCCCTCGTGCAGAGCTTCGACCAGGAGGTAACGGGTGTCGATGGCCGGGGaggcatggcggcggcgccggagcCGTTGCCGAAGCGGCCCTCGGCCCGGAGCGCCGCTCTCGACATGGCCCACGACCCGTTCGGCATGGGCCTCTCGCCGGCGGACCTGTCGAGTCCCACGGCGGGCATGCTCGCCGAGCCCGGAGACGACTTCATGTCCAAGATACAGAGCGCCCGCCTGAGGctcgccgcgtcggcgttgtcggcgccggccaacGGCCAAGCCACggtcgacgggctcgagaCGCCCACGGGACCGGCCGCGACCgacccgtcgtcggctcctcGATCGGCTCACGGGCAGGAGGCCCCCCCGGCGCCCTCGCGGCGGAGTCGGATGGTGCAGAGCGTCGACGCGGGAAtggaggcgccgccgcgcaTGAACTACCGGCTCGGCTCGAAGCGGAACGTCCGGAGTCAggagcaggccgtcgagctcatgTCGGACCTGCCCAacgtgccgacgacggccatgcgATCCGGTGCCCTCAACACGGCCGATAGGAAGCGGACTCTGTCCGGACACCCGGTGCCGCGGTcggccaacgccgacgagccggcggccCGTCGCAGCGCGCGGCTCAACATGTtcaagtcgtcgtcgaccaagACCAACGGCggaccgacgccggccggccgcgagctgaagaaggcgaggccgccggtgTCGCGCATCATGAGGCCCGGCCCCGGCACCTCCAGCGTTGGCCGCGTCGTTAGCGGAAACCGAAAGCCCCTGGAGGACCACGGGGACGTCGACCACGGCGAGACGTCGAGGGTCAAGGACGCGCCCCCGCCGGCCGTCCCGGCGCGGCCGGTGGAGCCCGACGGCGCGAGGACCGAGGAGGCGTTGCGGTGGACGATGGACCTCATGAAGAAGCTCGGCAACGGCTACTACTTCCTCTCGCGCTTCCAGTGCCAGGAGTCGATCCAGGCGCTCGGCACGCTGCCCGCCTGCCAGCAGGGAACGGCTTGGGTGCTCGCCCAGCTCGGCCGGGCGCACTACGAGCAGGCGGCctacggcgaggccgacaagtTCTTCCGCCGCATGCGCATCCAGGCGCCCTCGCGGCTGCAGGACATGGAGGTCTACTCCACCGTCCTCTGGCACCTGAAGCGGGAGACGGACCTGTCCTTCCTCGCGCACGAGCTCATCGACTCGGCCTGGCACTCGCCCGAGGCCTGGTGCGCCCTCGGCAACGCCTGGTCGCTGGCGAGGGATCCGGAGCAGGCGCTCAAGTGCTTCAAGCGGGCGacgcagctcgacgccggcttcgccTACGCCTTCACCCTCCAGGGGCACGAGCACGTGTCGAACGAGGAGTACGAGAAGGCGCTGACGGCGTACCGCCAGGCCATCGCGGCGGACCGACGGCACTACAACGCCTACTACGGCATCGGACGCGTCCAGGAGCGGCTCGGCGCCTACGACAAGGCCTACGACCACTTCTACGCCGCCCAGGTCATCAACCCGAACAACGCGGTGCTCATCTGCTGCATGGGCACGGTGCTggagaagcagaagcagatgGTGCAGGCGCTGAGCGCCTACacgaaggcggccgagctcgcgccGCGCGCCGCCCAGACACGGTACAAGAAGGCGCGCGCCCTCCTGACGGTGGGCCAGATCGAAGCGGCGCGGCGGGAGCTCATGATCCTCAAGGACCTGGCGCCCGAGGAGGCGACGGTGCACTTTTTGCTCGGCACGCTGTACAAGAACACGAACGAGAAGCAGCTGTCGGTGCGGCACTTTACCATTGCCCTGTCGCTGGACCCAAAGGTAGGTTCGGGCCGCGGGCCCCCCGGCCCTTCTCGAgcggcgcgacgacggctaACGGATCTTGCGCCGCAGGCCGCACCGAAGATTAAGGAGGCGATTGAGAGCTTTGAGGACGACGTGCTGATGGACGACTCGATAGCGTGA